The sequence below is a genomic window from Chloroflexota bacterium.
AGCGATCGGCCACCTCCGCCGCCACCGCCCGGAGGGTCGCCTCCGCCATCTCCGGGTAGGCTTCGTACTCGAGCTCCAGCACCTCGCGCCCGTCATCGGCCCGGTTTCGAGCGCGGCCCACGAAGGTGACCACCGCGCCATGCGCCAGGCCAGCGATGCGCTCCAGGGCCTTGACGTCGATCGGCCCATCCGTCAGGCCGACAGGCGGCATATCCGATCCACCCGAGACCGGAGGCAGGAAGGCAACCTCGTCCTCCTCTGCCAGCGGCTCGTCCCAACTCACCGCACTGCCGTTGCGGGCGGGCTGGGTGTACGGCCGATGGACCGCCAGCCCCGGGTGGCGGCTGACCAGCGCGTCCCAGGCATCGGACACGGATGCGTCGGCCGCCAGGTCCAGGTCGGACCGGGCCGCGCTCAGCTCGCGCAGGGTGGCGAAGCAACGGGCGCGGACGTGCATCGGCCTAGACCGGGGTCCCGCCCAGGTAGCTGAGCGCTGCGGAACCGATGGTGCCGGCCATGACCAGGGCCAGGCCGATGTACAGCAGCCCGGTCGTGGCCTGGAGCGATGTGGCGCGAGTGGCGAGCAGGGCCAGGATCGCCACGCCAATGGGGAACGCGATCCCGACTCCGAACCGCAGCCAGGTCAGCCAGGCCAGGCCGTCTTCAAAGGGCGCTCCCCCGGAGCTGACCACCGACCACACTGCCACGAGGCCCTGAATGGCCAACGCGCCGATGAGGAGCCAGATCAGACGCTGGAGTGGCGCCGGAGACAGCTTGGGGGTTACGAGATACCAGTGTCCCAGCAGCATGGCGGCGGTGACCGATCCCAGCGCCAGCGCGGCGGTTGCCAGACCAGCCGCGAAGAGCGCGGGGCTCCCGGTGCCGCCCGCCGCGGCCAGGGTCACCAGCGCCGCGACGCCGACGACACCGCCTCCGATGGCCACTCCGGCACGTGGCCAGCGCGCCAACGAGGCGACCAGGTAGGCAGCGGCGACCCCGGCGAAGGCCACGACCAGGATCCGGCGCAGCTCCGCCGTCGCGGCGGTTCCGGGCACCGCGGCCAGGCCCATCTCGGACGCGAGCCAGACCAGCGCGCCGACGAGCACGGCCGCGGCCATGAAAAGGCGGTATCCGCGCGTCGTCCCGCCCAGCCACTCGGTCACGCCCACCGCAAGCAACGTCCCGCCGGCCAGCGCTCCCCAGAAGATCCAGTTCACGAACGGAAGGGCCACAAGGCTCACCGATCGGCCTCGTCAGCCCGCGATCAGGCTGCCGGTCAACCCGATCTCGACCCACCCCTCGGCGACGCGGGTCGGAAAGGTCTCGACCGGGTCGGTGGCCGGCAGAACAACAGCCGCACCGGTCCGAACGTCGAAGCAGCCCCCGTGCCAGGCACACACCAGGACCCCGTCACCGGGATCGAACCCGGCCTCCGAGAGCGGGTAGTCCTTGTGGGTGCAGTTGTTCTGGACCGCGAAGAACTCCCCCTCGTGGCGGACGAGGACCACCGGCCGCCCATCGATGGCGACCGGGATGAGATCGCCATCGCGCAGGTCGCCCGCCGGCAGGATCCGGACGAAGCGGGTCGCGGCCTGGGTCACACTCAGAGTGGTCGAGCGAAGGCCAGCAGCCGCGGCTCGGTCATGTCTTCGATCGACCAGCGCAGCCCCTCGCGGCCGAGACCCGAGTCCTTGACTCCGCCGTACGGCATGGGGTCGGTGCGCCAGGTCGGGACGTCGTTGACGATGATGCCGCCCACCTCCAGTTCGTCATGCGCGGCCAGGGCACGCTCCAGCGAGCCGGTGAACAGGCCGCATTGGAGACCAAACCGGCTGTCATTGATCTCGCGCAACGCGGCCGCGTAGTCGGGGACCGGGAACAGATTGACGACCGGCGCGAACACCTCCTCGCCGCACACGCGCGCGTCACGCGGGACGTCGACCAGCACAGTCGGCTCGTAGAACAGTCCATCGGCGCGCGCGCCGGTCAATGCTCTTGCGCCGGCGTCGAGGGCCTCGCGCACCCATTCGTCGGTGCGGGCCACGGCAGCGAGGTCGACCATGGGTCCCAGGTCGGAGGCCGGGTCCATGGGGTCGCCCATCGTCACCTGGCGCACCTTGTCGACGAATCGCCGCTCGAATTCAGGGTAAATCGACTCCACGACATAGATGCGCTGGACGCTGATGCACACCTGCCCGGCGTAGGCGAAGGCACCGAACACCAGCCGCGCCACCGCCCAGTCGAGGTCGGCGGTCTCGTCCACGATCACGCCCGCGTTGCCGCCCAGCTCGAGGACCACCTTCTTGCGGCCGGCATCGGCTTTCATCTTCCAGCCCACGGCGGGGCTGCCCGTGAAGCTGAGCAGCTTGAATCGGTCATCGGCCACCATCCGCTCTCCCGTCGGGCGGTCCATGGGCAGGATGCTGACCGCGCCCTTGGGCAGGCTGGTCTGGTCGAGGTACTGCGCGACCCGAAGCATGACCAGTGGGTCCTTGCTCGGCGGCTTGAGGACGATGGAGCACCCGGCCGCGATAGCGGGGGCCACTTTGTGGGCAGCCAGGTTGAGCGGGAAGTTGAACGGGCTGATGCCCGCCACAGGCCCGATCGGGTATCGCCGCACGATCCCGCTGCGACCCCGGTTGGCGGCGGTCCAGTCCAGGGGCAGCCACTCGCCGTTGATTCGCAGCGCCTCCTCGGCCGCGGTTCGGAAGGTCAGGCTGCCGCGAGCCACCTCGGCTCGCGCGTCGCGGATGGGCTTGCCCGACTCGCGGGTCAGGAGCTCCGCCAGCTCGTCCGCGTCGCGGGCGATGGCCTCGGCCACGTGCTGCAGGGCGTCGCGGCGCTCGAAGCTGGCCAGGCGGCGGGTCTGCTCGAATCCGGCGACCGCCGCGGCGGTCGCGCGCTCCAGCTCGTCGGGACCGGCCTGCCAGGTGGTGGCCACCAGGTCCCCGGTGGCGGGATTCCGGACTTCGAGCGGGGTGCCGGCCTCGACGAATTCGCCGGCCAGGTAGATGGGAACGCTGGGCGCGCTCACCTGGGTGGTCACGAGCGCCATTCTACGACCGCGATTTGGCCGCCGATCTCGACCCCCTTTATGATCGGTCGGTGGTGAACCCGGTCTTCCTGTTCCTCGAAATCGCCGCAACTCTGATCTTCGTGGGCGCCGCGCTGGCCGCTCTGAGTCGCGGACGGCTGCCGTTCCTCGAGCTCATCAGCGCCGCCGCCTTCGGCTTGCTGCTCGAGGAGAGTTCGCAGCTCATCTTCGAGACCTACAACTACAGCCCTGACTGGGTGCTCGTGCTCGACCGCGCGCCGCTGGTCATCGGCCTGACCTGGGCCCTCCTCATCGCGGGAGCGATGCGGATTACGGACGCGCTGGGGGTTCGGCGCTGGACGGCTTCGTTCGTGGACGCGGCGCTCGTGATCATGCTCGACCTCGCCTTCGACGCGGTCGCCATCCGGCTGGGGATGTGGACGTGGGTCGACATCGGGCCGACCGATGGATGGTTCGGGGTTCAGGCCGGCAACTTCTATACGTGGCTGTTCGTTACGTTCGGATTCAGCGTATTGACCCGATGGCTGCGTGATCGCGCAGCCCGTCGACGCGGGGCGGAATGGCTGCAATTGCTGGTTCCCATTCCGGCGTATGCGATTCTGATCGCCTCGATCATCCCGTATGCCTTGATCAGCACCTGGACCAATGCACCCACCGGCGGAGCGCTCTGGCTGTCCTTCGTGTGCATCGGGCTCTTCGTGATGGTGGCCTTGCGTGGCGTCTTTGGCACCGGCCGCCAGCCGCCGGATGGGCAGATGGCCGCCATCGTCGACCTGCGACTTGCCTTCTTTACCCGGCTCTCCATCCAGGGCTTCTTCCTGATCGCGCTGCTGATCATGGGTATTGCTCCCGAGCTATCCGTGCTGCTCGTCACCTCGGTCGTATTGATCCTGGTCGACGTGTGGCTGTCTCGATTGATTGACCAGCGGCGCGCGGCCGCGGGCTTGGCTCCAGCGCGCGCCGTGCTGGCTCCCGTCGCCGCCCGGGTCCGCCAGCGATGACCGAGGCGGCAACCGCGTCGCTCGACGTCGAGGCAGTTGTCGAACACCTCCGCGCGCTGATCCGGATCCCGTCGGTCAACCCGCCCGGCGACAGCGAAGCCGCCGCGGGCCACGATTCGAATGGCGGGGAGACGGCCGCCGCGCGCTATTGCGCCGAGGTGCTGTCCCAGGCGGGCATCGGAGCCGAAGTGCTGGAGGCGGCTCCGGGGCGGGGCAGCTGCTTCGCCCGCCTGCGGGCGGATCCTGGCGTGCGCGACCCAGGGCCACCGCTGATCCTGCTCAGCCACCTGGACGTGGTGCCGGTCGAGGCGGCGTCGTGGACGCGCGACCCGTTCGGCGGGGAGCTGATCGACGGCGCGGTGTGGGGCCGTGGGGCGGTGGACATGAAGGACATGGTCGCCATGGAGCTGGGCGTCATGCTGGCCCTCCAGCGTTCGGGCACGCCCCTCCGCCGCGACGTCATCTTCGCCGCGGTCGCCGACGAGGAGGCGGGCGGGAAGTTCGGGGCGCGGCACTGGGTGGATGCGCGAGCGGACCTGTTCGGCTCCGAGGCGGGTCCGGCGGCCGCGGCGCTGAACGAGGTGGGCGGCTACTCGATGACCATCCGCGGCCAGCGGGTATACGGCATCCAGGTCGCCGAGAAGGGCATCATCTGGACCCGCCTCCACGCCACCGGGACCCCCGGCCACGCCAGCATGCCGCACGCCGACAACCCCGCGCTGCGCCTTGCCGACGCCGTGTCGCGGCTGGTCGCCGCGCCGGCCAGCGGCGACCCGCCGGCCGTGGTCAAGGCGTTCTTCGTCGGCGTCGGCCTGGGCGAGGTGGCGGAGCTGATTCCTGCCGATCCCCCGAGGGCGCAGGCCGCGCTCGAGCGACTGGTCCCCGACCCCACGATGCGCCGATCGCTGAACGCCATGCTGCGGGACACGATCACGCCCACCGTGATCCGGGTCGGCAGCAAGGTCAACGTCATTGCCGGATCGGGGATGGCCGAGGTGGACGTTCGCACCCTGCCGTCGACCGACCAGGCCGCGTTTGCGCAGCGGCTGGCCGCGCTCGCCGGGCCGGAGGTGACGGTGGAGTCGGTCATGAGCCTGCCCGCGGTCGAAGCTCCGGCCGATGCGCCGATCGTGGAGCTCATGCGCGAGGCACTCGGACGGGCCGACCCGCAGGCTGCCGTGCTGCCGATGATGATCACCCCGGGGACGGACGCGAAGGCGCTGGCCCACCTGGGGATTCCGACCTACGGATTCGTGCCGCTTCGCCTGGACGCCGACACGCCGTTCCTGGATCTGTTCCACGGCAACGACGAGCGAGTTCCGGTCAGCGCGCTCGCTTTTGGACTGCCGGTTCTGCAGGAGGTCGTCAGCCGGTTCGCGGCGGTCAAAGGTGGGTAGCGGGACCGATCCGGACCCTCGGCTATATACTCGCCGCCTTATTCCACAGGAAGTCGCCCCCGCATGTCCACAACCGAGCTGATGGCCGGCGCCCACGCCTTCGTCTTCCCAGGTCAGGGTTCGCAGTACATCGGGATGGGGGCCGCACTGGCGGGTCGCTCACCGGTCGCGGCCGCCATTTTTGAGCGGGCGGATGCCGCGCTCGGCTTCAAGCTCTCGCGCCTCATGTTCGAGGGACCGGCCGACGACCTGGACGCGACCATCAACGCGCAGCCTGCAATCCTGGCCGCCAGCATGGCCGCACTCGAGCATCTGCGAGAGCGGGCCCGGGCAGCCGGTGTGACGCTGAACCCGTTGGTCGTAGCCGGCCACTCGGCCGGGCAATACGCCGCGGCCATCGCCGCCGGATCGGTCGACTTCGAGGAGGCCGTGCGGCTCGTTCGTGAGCGCGGCCGGATCATGCAGGAGCGGGGCATCGACGGCGGCATGGGCGCGGTCATCGGTCTGTCCGAAGCGCAGGCCGAGGAGGTCGTCAAGCAGGCCCGCAAGCTGGGGGAGATCTCGGTGGCCAACATCAATGCCCCGGGCCAGGTGGTCCTGTCGGGCGTCATCCCGGCCCTCGTCTTCGCCCTGGAGATGAGCAAGACGGTCGGCGCTCGACGCGCGGTGCAGCTCACCGTGAGCGTGGCCAGCCACTCCCCGCTGATGCGCCACGCGCGCGACGAGTTCGCCAAGGTTCTCGAGCGCGTCCCATTCCGCGACCCGACCGTGCCGCTGGTGGGGAACGTGCACGCGACCATGATCCGCAGCGCGGAGGGGCTCCGCGAGGAGCTGACCGATCACCTCGTGCACGGCGTCCAATGGGTGGCCACGATCCGCAACATGGCCGCCATTGGCGTGACCGATTTCGTCGAGGTCGGGCCGGGGCGGGTGCTGACCGGGCTCATCAAGCGCATCAGCCCCGAGGTCCAGGCGCACGCGCTGGACGAGACCGATGACGGCTGGCTGCCGGAGGCGCCGGCCAAACCGGCGGCCGCGGCCGAGACCGCGAAGCGCGGCGCGGCGCGTCGGAAGGACGCGAAGGAGGAGCCATGAGCGCCAACGGCCGCCGGGCCATGGTCACCGGGCTGGGGGTGGTGGCGCCGGTCGGCATCGGCAACCAGGCCGCGTGGGACAACCTGGTGGCCGGCCGGTCCGGCATTCGCGACGTCACCATCGCCGACCTGTCGGGGCAGGACATCCGGGTCGGCGGCGAGGTTCCCGATTTCGACCCCACCCTCGAGATGGATCCCAAGGACGTCCGACGCCACGACCGGGCGACCCAGATGGCGGTGGCCGCTAGCGCCGAGGCCCTGCGCGACGCGGGACTGATCAACGGCAGCAGCCAGATCCTGCCCGACGAAGCCGACCCGGATCGGATCGGGATGGTCTTCGGCTCAGGCTGTGGCGGAGTGAGCATCCTGCTCGAGAATGCGAAGAAGTACTGGGACGTTGGCGCCAACCGGGTGTCGCCGTGGACCATCCCCCACATGCTGGTCGACAGCCCGTCGGGGATGGTGGCCATCCAGTTCGGCATCCGCGGGCCGAACACCGCCGTCGTCAGCGCATGTGCCACCGGCAGCCACGCCATTGGCGAGGCGGCCGAAACGATCATCCGGGGCCAGGCCGACCTCATGCTGGGAGCCGGGACGGAGGCCGCGCTGGTGCCCCTGGCGTTTGCCGGGTTCGGCCAGATGCGGGCCCTCGGCACGCCCATCGACCCGGACACCGGCGAGTACGTGCCATCTATTGCCTCGCGCCCCTTCGATGTCACCCGCAACGGGTTCGTCATCGCCGAGGGTTGCGCGGTGCTCGTCCTCGAAGAGCTCGAGCACGCACTGGCGCGCGGGGCGCGCCCGATTGCCGAATTGGTCGGCTACGGGAGCGCGGCCGACGCGTTTCACATGGCCGCCCCGCCTGAGCGCGGGGAGGGCAGTCAGCGATCCATGCGCTGGGCGCTGGAGCGTGGGGGAATCGACCCGACGGAGGTTGACTACATCAACCCCCACGGCACCGGCACGCCGCTCAACGACCTGGCCGAGACGCAGGCCATCGAGGCCGTCTTCGGCGACCACGCCCGAAAGATGGCCATCAGCTCAACGAAGTCGATGACGGGCCACATGATGGGCGCGGCCGGGGCGTTCGAGGGCTGGGCATCGGTGAAGGTGCTGGACACCGGCTGGATCCCGCCAACCATCAACCTGAACCACCCCGACCCGGCGCTCACGCTCGACTACGTGCCCCACGTCGCGCGCCAGGCCGACGTCAAGGTCGCGCTCTCGAATTCCATGGGCCTGGGCGGCCACAACGGGACGATCATCTTCCGCAAGTACGAGGCCTAGGCGCCCGCACCGTCCTCGTCGCCCAGCACGTACAGCTCCGGTTCGTGGCGCGGTTCGTGGCCGGCCTGCGTCCGCACCCAGTCTCGCAGCGCGCTCTCGGCGGTGCTGAACGCCAGCTCGTGCCAGGGGATCTCGTCAACGGTGAAGTCGCGGACCTCGGTCGTCTCCACGCCCGGCAAAGCCTCGCCGCCGACCACCTGCGCCTCGTATATGAGGGTCACCACCGCCGCGTGGGGCCGCGAGTAGGCGCCGATCAGGGGCCCGACCTCGACCCGCAGCAACGTCTCCTCCTCGGTCTCGCGACGGGCCCCTTCCTGGGCCGACTCACCGACCTCCAGGAAGCCGCCGGGGTAGCTCCACAGCCCCAGGCCCGGCTCGATCCCCCGCCGCGCCAGGTACACGCGGCCCTCGCGCACCGGGAGGGTGCCCACTACCAGGCGCGGGTTGCGCCACGTGACGTGGCCGTCGGGACACACCAGTCGGGGGCGGTGGTCCTCCTCGAGCACCCGCTCGACCACGGCCTTGCCACAGGCGGGACAGAAGGCGGGCTCCTCGCCCAGGGTCAGGGGATAGGTCGTGGTGGCGTCGCGCTCCGGCATCGGTTCATGGTAGACCGCTCGTCGACCATCGCCCGCATCCCCCAGATGCGCGCTGGTCTACCCTTTCGTCCCCAGGCCCGGCACGCGACCGGGTCGAGTCACAACCGGTGAGGTGCCGTCATGGCTGACTACCCGGACCTCTACGCCGATGGCTTCTCGGTCACCGCCGGCCGATTCGGCGTCACACTGACCCTCCTCCGCTCGGAGCCAACCGGAGAAGCGGGCGCCCACGATGACCCGCGCGAGATCGTGGGGCGCATCCGCCTGAGTCCCAACCTCGCCAAGGCCATCGCCGACGCGCTGGGCAAGACGCTCGCCGCCGCGTCGCGAACCACTCAGCAGGGCGATACCACGACCCACTGATCATGACTCCGGTTCGCCTCTACAACTCGCTGACCCGCCGCGTCAAGCCCCTGGAGCCGATCGCGTCGGGGCAGGTCTCGATCTACACCTGCGGTCCCACCGTGTACCGGTACGCCCATATCGGCAACATGCGCAGCTTCCTGTTCGCTGACCTGCTGCGGCGCACGCTCGAGTACTTGGGGTACGAGGTGCGTCACGTCAAGAACATCACCGACGTGGGGCACATGCGCGACGACACCTTCGACACCGGCGAGGATCGTATCGAGGCGGCGGCCGAAGCGGAGGGCAAGCCGCCGATGGAGATCGCGGCCTTCTACACCGACGCCTTTCTGGCCGACGAGGCGTTGATCAACATCCTGCCGGTCCACGTCCAGCCGCGGGCCACCGACCACATCCCGGAGATGATCGACCTGACCCAGCGCCTGCTGGACGTTGGTCTCGCCTACGAGGTGAACGGCACGGTCTACTTCGACGTCAGCGAGTTCCCCGACTACGGCAAGCTGTCGGGCCAGCGGCTGGAGCAGATGCAGGCCGGCCACCGGGTGGAGGTCGAGACCGACAAGCGCGACCCGGAGGACTTCGCCCTGTGGAAGCGGTCGGAGCCGGGCCGCCAGATGAAGTGGCCGTCCCCCTGGGGCGAGGGCTTTCCGGGCTGGCACATCGAGTGCTCGGCCATGAGCCTCAAGCACCTCGGCGAGCGATTCGACATCCACACCGGTGGGATCGACAACAAGTTCCCCCACCACGAGGACGAGATCGCCCAGAGCGAGGGAGCGCTCGGCCACCCGGTCGTCAGCGCCTGGATGCACGGCGAGTTCCTGACCCTGGACGACGCCAAGATGGCCAAGAGCGCCGGCAACATCATCCGGGTCAGCGAGCTGCCCGAGAAGGGGTTCGCGCCGCTCGACTTCCGGTACCTGGCCCTGACCGCCCATTACCGGTCCAAGCTCGACTTCACCCATGCCGCCATGCACGCCGCGGCATCCGGTTTGGCGCGGCTGAGGCGGGCGGTTGAGGCGGGCGGATCGACCCAGACCGATGGCGGCTCGGTCGACCTCGCCGCCGAGCCGATGGCCGGCTACCGAGCGCGATTCGTGGCCGCGATCAGCGATGACCTGGGCCTTCCCACCGCGCTGGCGGTGGCTCACGGCGTGGCTGCGGCCGACGACCTGACGCCGGCCCAGCGCCGCGCGCTGCTGCTCGATTTCGACCGCGTTTTCGGGCTAAGCCTGGACGCGGTTCCGGAGGCGGATGATGGCGAATTGCCCGAAGGTGCGTCCGCGCTGTTAGAGGAGCGCGCTGCCGCCCGCGCCGCGCGCGACTACGCGACCAGCGACCGCCTCCGCGACGAGCTGGCCGCGATGGGCGTCGAGGTCCGGGACACGCCCACCGGCCAGATGGCCACCCGCCGCCGCCCCTGATGGGCTCGCGCGGTGAGCGCGAGTAGGATGCGTCGATGACCGAGGAGCGACGCCTGGTCACGGTCCTATTCGCCGATGTCACCGGCTCGACGGCGCTGGGCGAGGCGCTCGATCCAGAGGACATGCGGGCACTGCTGGGACGCTACTTCGCGATTGCCAAGGACGTCGTGGCCCAGCACGGCGGCACGCTGGAGAAGTTCATCGGGGACGCGGTGATGGCCGTGTTCGGGTTGCCCGCGGCCCACGACGATGATGCCGCGCGGGCCGCGGCATCCGCGCTTGCCCTGCGCGATCGGGTCCGCGAGGACCCGGGACTGGGCGATCGGCTGCCGATTCGGCTGGGGCTGAGCACCGGCGAAGTGGTGGCCGCCATGGGCGGAGAGGGACGGGACTTCCTGGTCACCGGCGACGCGGTCAACGTCGCGGCCCGCCTGCAGCAGGGCGCGGCGAGCTGGGAGATCGTATGCAGCGAACGGACGGCGCGGGCGGCTGGCGACGGGTTCGCGTTTGGACCTGTGCTCGAGATCGAGGCACGCGGCAAGGCAGCCCCGCTCCGAGCGCAGCGGTTGGAAGGTGCGGTGGCAGCCCGGCCGCGGGTGCGCCTCCCGTTCCTCGGTCGAGACGCCGACGTGGCCCAGCTTGAGCTGACCGCCGGGCGGGCGATCCGCGAACAGCGGCCCTATCTCATCACCATCACGGCTCCCGCGGGGACGGGTAAGACGCGACTCCTCGAGGAATTCCTCGAACGTTTGCCGGAGCTGCATCCGGAGGCCCGCGTGGTCACGGCTCAGTGCCTGCCATACGGCCAGCGACTTACCTATTGGCCGCTGCATGCCCTACTCCGCCAGCTGCTCGACCTGCCGGAGGGCGTCGACCCGGACCGCATGCGGGAGGCGGCGCAGGACTGGCTCGAGGCCGCCGGGGATGCGGCCCCCAGGCGCACCTCTGAGCTGCTGGCCGCGACCTTCGGCGCGGGCGAGGGTGAACCGATGGACCGGGCCGAGCTCTTCTCCGCGTGGCGAGCCGCCGTCGAGACCGCCGCCGGCCAGCGACCGTTGGTCGTCGTCGTCGAGGACCTTCACTGGTCGAGCGACAGCCTGCTCGATCTGATCGAGATCATCCTCCAGCCGCGAGGCGACTCCGCCCTGCTGATGATCGTGCTGGCCAGGCCGGAACTGCTGGATCGACGGCCGAGTTGGGGCGGCGGGCGGCGGAACTACGTGTCTCTGGCGCTCGAGCCGTTGGACGACCTGGCCATCAGCGCGCTCGTGGACTTCCTGCTCCGCGGCCCGCCGCCGGAGGTGGTCCAGGTCGTCGTCTCTCGGGCCGAGGGGAACCCGTTCTATGCGGGGGAGCTGGCTCGCACGATCCAGGAGCGGGCCTCGTCGCTGGATGACCCGGCCGCGGTCGAGGCATTGATCGCGACTCTCCCAGACACGGTGCACGCTACCGTCCTGGCCCGGTTGGACCTGCTGCCGGCCGCCCCGCGCCGCGTGCTGCAGCTGGGATCGGTCTTTGGACGGACCTTCAGCGTGGCCGGCGTGGCCGCTCTCGCGCCGGAGTTGGCTGATGAGGTGGCGGCAGCGGTAGACCACCTGCTGGAACACGACCTGATCCGGGTCAGCGGTGGCGATGAGCTGACGTTCCGGCACATCCTGATCCGGGAGGTGGGCTACCAGACCCTGCCCCGCGCCGAGCGGGCTCGCCTCCATGGTGCTGCGGGCGCATGGCTG
It includes:
- a CDS encoding non-heme iron oxygenase ferredoxin subunit, which codes for MTQAATRFVRILPAGDLRDGDLIPVAIDGRPVVLVRHEGEFFAVQNNCTHKDYPLSEAGFDPGDGVLVCAWHGGCFDVRTGAAVVLPATDPVETFPTRVAEGWVEIGLTGSLIAG
- the fabD gene encoding ACP S-malonyltransferase translates to MSTTELMAGAHAFVFPGQGSQYIGMGAALAGRSPVAAAIFERADAALGFKLSRLMFEGPADDLDATINAQPAILAASMAALEHLRERARAAGVTLNPLVVAGHSAGQYAAAIAAGSVDFEEAVRLVRERGRIMQERGIDGGMGAVIGLSEAQAEEVVKQARKLGEISVANINAPGQVVLSGVIPALVFALEMSKTVGARRAVQLTVSVASHSPLMRHARDEFAKVLERVPFRDPTVPLVGNVHATMIRSAEGLREELTDHLVHGVQWVATIRNMAAIGVTDFVEVGPGRVLTGLIKRISPEVQAHALDETDDGWLPEAPAKPAAAAETAKRGAARRKDAKEEP
- a CDS encoding carotenoid biosynthesis protein, whose protein sequence is MNPVFLFLEIAATLIFVGAALAALSRGRLPFLELISAAAFGLLLEESSQLIFETYNYSPDWVLVLDRAPLVIGLTWALLIAGAMRITDALGVRRWTASFVDAALVIMLDLAFDAVAIRLGMWTWVDIGPTDGWFGVQAGNFYTWLFVTFGFSVLTRWLRDRAARRRGAEWLQLLVPIPAYAILIASIIPYALISTWTNAPTGGALWLSFVCIGLFVMVALRGVFGTGRQPPDGQMAAIVDLRLAFFTRLSIQGFFLIALLIMGIAPELSVLLVTSVVLILVDVWLSRLIDQRRAAAGLAPARAVLAPVAARVRQR
- a CDS encoding NUDIX hydrolase, giving the protein MPERDATTTYPLTLGEEPAFCPACGKAVVERVLEEDHRPRLVCPDGHVTWRNPRLVVGTLPVREGRVYLARRGIEPGLGLWSYPGGFLEVGESAQEGARRETEEETLLRVEVGPLIGAYSRPHAAVVTLIYEAQVVGGEALPGVETTEVRDFTVDEIPWHELAFSTAESALRDWVRTQAGHEPRHEPELYVLGDEDGAGA
- a CDS encoding aldehyde dehydrogenase family protein gives rise to the protein MTTQVSAPSVPIYLAGEFVEAGTPLEVRNPATGDLVATTWQAGPDELERATAAAVAGFEQTRRLASFERRDALQHVAEAIARDADELAELLTRESGKPIRDARAEVARGSLTFRTAAEEALRINGEWLPLDWTAANRGRSGIVRRYPIGPVAGISPFNFPLNLAAHKVAPAIAAGCSIVLKPPSKDPLVMLRVAQYLDQTSLPKGAVSILPMDRPTGERMVADDRFKLLSFTGSPAVGWKMKADAGRKKVVLELGGNAGVIVDETADLDWAVARLVFGAFAYAGQVCISVQRIYVVESIYPEFERRFVDKVRQVTMGDPMDPASDLGPMVDLAAVARTDEWVREALDAGARALTGARADGLFYEPTVLVDVPRDARVCGEEVFAPVVNLFPVPDYAAALREINDSRFGLQCGLFTGSLERALAAHDELEVGGIIVNDVPTWRTDPMPYGGVKDSGLGREGLRWSIEDMTEPRLLAFARPL
- a CDS encoding M20/M25/M40 family metallo-hydrolase translates to MTEAATASLDVEAVVEHLRALIRIPSVNPPGDSEAAAGHDSNGGETAAARYCAEVLSQAGIGAEVLEAAPGRGSCFARLRADPGVRDPGPPLILLSHLDVVPVEAASWTRDPFGGELIDGAVWGRGAVDMKDMVAMELGVMLALQRSGTPLRRDVIFAAVADEEAGGKFGARHWVDARADLFGSEAGPAAAALNEVGGYSMTIRGQRVYGIQVAEKGIIWTRLHATGTPGHASMPHADNPALRLADAVSRLVAAPASGDPPAVVKAFFVGVGLGEVAELIPADPPRAQAALERLVPDPTMRRSLNAMLRDTITPTVIRVGSKVNVIAGSGMAEVDVRTLPSTDQAAFAQRLAALAGPEVTVESVMSLPAVEAPADAPIVELMREALGRADPQAAVLPMMITPGTDAKALAHLGIPTYGFVPLRLDADTPFLDLFHGNDERVPVSALAFGLPVLQEVVSRFAAVKGG
- a CDS encoding molybdenum cofactor biosynthesis protein MoaE gives rise to the protein MHVRARCFATLRELSAARSDLDLAADASVSDAWDALVSRHPGLAVHRPYTQPARNGSAVSWDEPLAEEDEVAFLPPVSGGSDMPPVGLTDGPIDVKALERIAGLAHGAVVTFVGRARNRADDGREVLELEYEAYPEMAEATLRAVAAEVADRWPGCAVAVVHRTGAVPIGDAAVAIVTAAPHRADAYEANRYVIEAIKQRLPIWKLERFADGTQWKRPGA
- the fabF gene encoding beta-ketoacyl-ACP synthase II; the encoded protein is MSANGRRAMVTGLGVVAPVGIGNQAAWDNLVAGRSGIRDVTIADLSGQDIRVGGEVPDFDPTLEMDPKDVRRHDRATQMAVAASAEALRDAGLINGSSQILPDEADPDRIGMVFGSGCGGVSILLENAKKYWDVGANRVSPWTIPHMLVDSPSGMVAIQFGIRGPNTAVVSACATGSHAIGEAAETIIRGQADLMLGAGTEAALVPLAFAGFGQMRALGTPIDPDTGEYVPSIASRPFDVTRNGFVIAEGCAVLVLEELEHALARGARPIAELVGYGSAADAFHMAAPPERGEGSQRSMRWALERGGIDPTEVDYINPHGTGTPLNDLAETQAIEAVFGDHARKMAISSTKSMTGHMMGAAGAFEGWASVKVLDTGWIPPTINLNHPDPALTLDYVPHVARQADVKVALSNSMGLGGHNGTIIFRKYEA
- the cysS gene encoding cysteine--tRNA ligase is translated as MTPVRLYNSLTRRVKPLEPIASGQVSIYTCGPTVYRYAHIGNMRSFLFADLLRRTLEYLGYEVRHVKNITDVGHMRDDTFDTGEDRIEAAAEAEGKPPMEIAAFYTDAFLADEALINILPVHVQPRATDHIPEMIDLTQRLLDVGLAYEVNGTVYFDVSEFPDYGKLSGQRLEQMQAGHRVEVETDKRDPEDFALWKRSEPGRQMKWPSPWGEGFPGWHIECSAMSLKHLGERFDIHTGGIDNKFPHHEDEIAQSEGALGHPVVSAWMHGEFLTLDDAKMAKSAGNIIRVSELPEKGFAPLDFRYLALTAHYRSKLDFTHAAMHAAASGLARLRRAVEAGGSTQTDGGSVDLAAEPMAGYRARFVAAISDDLGLPTALAVAHGVAAADDLTPAQRRALLLDFDRVFGLSLDAVPEADDGELPEGASALLEERAAARAARDYATSDRLRDELAAMGVEVRDTPTGQMATRRRP